A genomic window from Bacteroidota bacterium includes:
- a CDS encoding glycosyltransferase family 4 protein: MDEQNIVIMNNKILIITPGFPANEQDSTCVPYIQDYVIALANKIGANNIYIISMQYPFTRKPYQWHGINVFPSGGANKKGFKYYFTLRRTQKRIQQLYKTHKFTIHAFWMGEAAFAGYYASKKYFSKFVVTFMGQDVKPGNRVMRYIDHTKTYFVTLSENQDKILEKNYGFNADAIIPFPLPPAEIKTESIRNIDLLFVGSLIPVKQPEQFIQIVANLKNVFPELKATIVGDGNLRRELESLVKENNLQQTINFTGDLPRESVFTLMNQSKVLLHTSSFEGQCLVYAEALAHGMYVVSYNVGRIEQTDKHIVCNTVLELEQSSKNLLQQNLNYNAVKFINTENSNNDYLKFYQGVE, from the coding sequence GTGGATGAGCAGAACATTGTTATCATGAATAATAAAATACTGATAATAACGCCCGGGTTTCCTGCAAACGAGCAGGACAGCACTTGTGTGCCTTATATTCAGGATTATGTAATTGCGCTGGCAAATAAAATTGGTGCAAATAATATTTATATTATCAGTATGCAATACCCGTTTACCAGAAAACCATATCAATGGCATGGAATAAATGTTTTTCCATCTGGTGGTGCTAATAAAAAAGGGTTTAAATATTATTTCACATTGCGTCGTACACAAAAACGTATACAACAATTATATAAAACACATAAATTCACTATTCATGCTTTTTGGATGGGAGAAGCGGCATTTGCAGGGTATTATGCCAGTAAAAAATATTTTTCAAAATTTGTTGTAACATTTATGGGGCAAGATGTAAAACCCGGTAACCGGGTAATGCGTTATATCGATCACACTAAAACGTATTTTGTTACCTTAAGTGAAAACCAAGATAAAATACTGGAGAAAAATTATGGATTTAATGCAGATGCTATAATTCCATTTCCTTTGCCTCCTGCTGAAATAAAAACAGAGTCTATAAGAAATATTGATTTATTATTTGTCGGCTCATTAATACCTGTAAAACAACCCGAACAGTTTATTCAAATTGTAGCAAATTTAAAAAATGTGTTTCCTGAATTAAAAGCTACAATAGTTGGAGATGGAAATTTAAGACGTGAGCTTGAGTCTCTGGTCAAAGAAAACAATTTACAACAAACCATAAATTTCACAGGCGACCTTCCTCGTGAATCGGTATTTACACTTATGAATCAGTCGAAAGTATTATTACATACTTCATCTTTTGAAGGCCAATGTTTAGTATATGCTGAAGCACTAGCTCATGGTATGTATGTGGTTAGTTATAATGTTGGTCGCATCGAACAGACCGATAAACATATAGTTTGCAATACAGTTTTGGAATTAGAACAAAGTTCCAAAAACCTGTTACAACAAAATTTAAACTATAATGCGGTAAAATTTATTAATACCGAAAACAGTAATAACGATTATTTAAAATTTTATCAGGGAGTTGAATAA
- a CDS encoding B12-binding domain-containing radical SAM protein, protein MKVLLTHGYFIADDPKEQVIMRPYVPLGILYISSYLEQNNVEHEVFDATFSSKKAQLEFIETYQPDYIGIYVNLMTKVNVLEIITTVKKHPVLKNIPIILGGPEVRNHVNAFLNHGADIIVLGEGEITFYEVITSLQQKKDMFQVAGISYKFKNEIFTTQPREKIKDLDVLGFPNRKKVNLQLYLEAWKKHHGKNAISISTMRGCPYTCKWCSRAVYGLSYRRRSPAKVVEEMLHIKNTYQPDSLWFVDDVFTVSHKWMEEFADLVEQNNVQLPFECITRADRLNENVLELLQRSGCFRVWIGAESGSQKIIDAMDRRVDVEQVREMIRLAKKYNIETGTFIMLGYPGEDEKDIEETIHHLKSSNPDYFTITVAYPIKGTELYAEVEENFTTQINWETSSDRDIKFKRTYPERYYKFAVSHVVNEVNYFKHHQIKYKVKSILAKSGMWMSRTLLS, encoded by the coding sequence TTGAAAGTACTTCTTACACATGGCTATTTTATTGCTGATGACCCGAAAGAGCAGGTGATCATGCGCCCCTATGTGCCGCTTGGTATCTTGTATATTTCATCTTATTTAGAACAAAACAATGTTGAACATGAAGTTTTTGATGCAACATTCAGCTCTAAAAAAGCACAATTAGAATTTATTGAAACCTATCAGCCTGATTATATTGGCATTTATGTCAACTTAATGACAAAAGTAAATGTGCTTGAAATAATAACAACGGTTAAAAAACATCCTGTATTAAAAAATATTCCAATAATTCTTGGCGGACCTGAAGTGCGGAATCATGTAAATGCATTTTTAAATCATGGTGCAGATATTATTGTTTTAGGAGAAGGAGAAATTACCTTTTATGAAGTGATTACATCTTTACAACAAAAAAAAGATATGTTTCAGGTTGCAGGCATTAGTTATAAATTTAAAAATGAAATTTTTACAACACAACCAAGGGAAAAAATAAAAGATTTAGATGTACTGGGATTCCCTAACCGGAAAAAAGTAAATCTCCAATTATATCTTGAAGCATGGAAAAAACATCACGGTAAAAATGCCATTTCCATTTCAACCATGCGCGGTTGTCCATATACTTGCAAATGGTGCAGTCGCGCAGTTTATGGGTTGAGTTACAGGCGTAGAAGCCCGGCGAAAGTTGTTGAAGAAATGTTGCATATAAAAAACACATATCAACCCGATTCGCTTTGGTTTGTAGATGATGTTTTTACGGTTAGTCATAAATGGATGGAAGAATTTGCCGATTTAGTAGAACAAAATAATGTTCAGTTACCATTTGAATGTATCACTCGCGCTGATCGTTTAAATGAAAACGTATTAGAACTTTTGCAGCGCAGCGGTTGTTTCAGGGTTTGGATTGGTGCTGAAAGTGGTTCACAAAAAATAATTGATGCAATGGATCGCCGTGTCGATGTTGAACAGGTGCGCGAAATGATACGGCTGGCGAAAAAATATAATATTGAAACCGGCACTTTTATCATGTTGGGTTATCCCGGTGAGGATGAAAAAGATATTGAAGAAACAATTCATCATTTAAAATCATCAAACCCCGATTATTTTACCATTACGGTAGCCTATCCAATTAAAGGAACAGAATTATATGCTGAAGTTGAAGAAAATTTCACCACACAAATAAATTGGGAAACGTCAAGCGATCGAGATATTAAATTTAAGCGTACTTATCCTGAACGATATTATAAATTTGCGGTAAGTCATGTAGTGAATGAAGTGAACTATTTTAAGCATCATCAAATTAAATATAAAGTTAAATCCATTTTAGCAAAATCAGGCATGTGGATGAGCAGAACATTGTTATCATGA
- a CDS encoding methyltransferase domain-containing protein → MSIAFNSVANDYDTVFSDSPIGKAQRNRVWNYLRQLNLKSDAKILETNAGTGVDAVWFAEQGFHITATDVAEGMLEIASTKLSATGKSNFQTFIWDLNTPFPITTTGYDIIFSNFGGWNCLDKKAISLLSNQLNALLKPDGKIVAVVMGRKCIWEKWYFRIKGNYAGFKRRNSINAVSSKLDDGTFIDTWYYSPNELAEAFRQFEITNLQPIGLFIPPSYLNPFFSKKQFLLKLLVGLEKCFPFRFLSDYADHYIITLQKK, encoded by the coding sequence ATGTCTATTGCTTTTAACAGTGTTGCAAACGATTACGATACGGTTTTTTCCGATTCACCTATTGGGAAAGCACAGCGAAATCGCGTTTGGAATTACTTAAGGCAATTAAACCTTAAATCCGACGCAAAAATACTTGAAACCAACGCCGGGACTGGTGTTGACGCGGTTTGGTTTGCAGAGCAGGGGTTCCATATTACCGCTACAGATGTGGCTGAAGGTATGCTGGAAATTGCATCAACAAAATTATCAGCAACAGGTAAATCCAATTTTCAAACTTTTATTTGGGATTTAAATACACCATTTCCAATTACAACAACAGGATATGATATCATTTTTTCAAATTTTGGGGGATGGAACTGTCTGGATAAAAAAGCAATTTCACTTTTAAGCAACCAACTAAACGCACTCTTAAAACCGGACGGAAAAATAGTGGCCGTTGTTATGGGGAGAAAATGTATATGGGAAAAGTGGTATTTTCGGATTAAAGGAAATTACGCTGGTTTTAAGCGCAGAAATTCTATCAACGCGGTAAGCTCAAAATTAGACGATGGCACCTTTATAGACACATGGTATTATAGTCCGAATGAATTAGCCGAAGCATTTCGTCAGTTTGAAATTACAAATCTGCAACCAATCGGATTATTTATCCCACCATCATATCTCAATCCCTTTTTCAGTAAAAAACAATTTTTGCTCAAACTTTTAGTTGGACTGGAAAAATGTTTTCCATTCCGTTTTTTGTCCGACTACGCCGATCATTACATCATTACATTGCAGAAGAAGTAA
- a CDS encoding gliding motility-associated C-terminal domain-containing protein: protein MRLLKQILLLVLSINASVIFTQTVCDPAGNVMVYSNYEGGTLNIDVDVDIPNLKIGISTYELVTVNISGTYAGNVTGVIFAGFNAPASITGVDPAIVTVYSTTTDNIAITNYLGDEIIPGFPPLVNCMTGAEGCGETATGGGNSSPQIVQFFLAEFGPGSTFYAHWTDYSLFPGSDFLISEGGNCCFEDPVTDPNPIYVGGAEYNFLPDTTLLCGADITLDISFYQVVWGDPEWSTGDVGYTVTLDEPGVYSFTVADYCHYDPGSYLLTDTIVIEPCATTIDTAICDGDSYTLPDGTIVTDSGAYEITLTGVGGDDSLVIVNLSLLPVYTININDAICDGITYILPDGTSTTTAGIYTFNLLSGSGCDSTVIINLTISSSYNETINAAICAGDNYTLPDGLIVNATGTYISNFTTVAGCDSIITTSLLVNPEYLFNIDTTVCVGEDVLLPDGTTTNIPGTYLLTFSTISGCDSTFSFTLNNYPVTNIVFDIPPVVCAEASPVNLIASPAGGVFSGDGVVGSTFDPALTGAGGPFTIAYSVIDANGCITTATYEITVDQNFADAGNDTTIFDTGVAELNANTGGNYNWSPSAGLTCIDCPTTYCSSDTSITYTLFSVNPNGCIASDDVTVTVLISNENIFVPNSFTPNGDGTNDIFSILGPGIILIKSFSIYDRWGELIFNGNEVGPGDTGSGWDGTFKSEPVNQGVYAYTAQVQLVTGRLVFLKGNVTLIR, encoded by the coding sequence ATGCGCCTTTTAAAACAGATACTCCTTTTAGTTTTGTCAATAAACGCAAGTGTAATATTTACACAAACCGTTTGTGACCCGGCGGGTAATGTTATGGTTTATTCCAATTATGAAGGTGGCACTTTAAACATTGATGTTGATGTAGATATTCCAAATTTAAAAATTGGCATTTCAACTTATGAACTTGTAACTGTAAATATAAGTGGCACATACGCCGGGAATGTGACAGGCGTAATTTTTGCCGGTTTTAATGCTCCGGCTTCCATTACCGGTGTTGACCCGGCAATAGTTACTGTTTATTCGACCACAACTGATAATATTGCCATCACAAATTATCTGGGCGACGAAATAATACCCGGATTTCCACCACTTGTAAATTGTATGACAGGTGCCGAAGGCTGTGGAGAAACGGCAACCGGTGGTGGCAATTCCTCTCCTCAAATTGTTCAGTTTTTTTTAGCGGAATTTGGTCCGGGCTCCACGTTTTATGCCCACTGGACCGATTACAGCTTGTTTCCAGGTAGCGATTTTCTGATTAGCGAAGGCGGAAATTGCTGTTTTGAAGACCCCGTTACCGATCCGAATCCAATTTATGTTGGCGGAGCAGAATATAATTTTTTGCCGGACACGACTTTGTTGTGTGGTGCCGATATTACGCTTGATATTTCATTTTATCAGGTTGTTTGGGGTGACCCGGAATGGAGCACAGGCGATGTTGGGTATACCGTAACCTTAGATGAGCCCGGCGTTTATTCTTTTACCGTTGCTGATTATTGTCACTATGATCCGGGTTCTTATTTACTTACCGATACCATTGTAATTGAACCTTGTGCTACAACTATTGATACTGCAATTTGTGATGGCGATAGTTATACATTACCTGATGGAACAATAGTAACAGATTCCGGTGCTTATGAAATTACTTTAACAGGCGTTGGAGGAGATGATAGTTTGGTAATTGTTAATTTATCTTTATTACCTGTATATACAATTAATATTAACGATGCTATTTGCGATGGCATTACCTATATTTTGCCTGATGGAACTTCTACAACCACTGCAGGTATCTATACATTTAATTTATTATCCGGTTCCGGTTGCGATAGTACGGTAATTATTAATTTAACCATTTCATCTTCCTATAATGAAACAATTAATGCCGCTATTTGTGCTGGTGATAATTATACTTTGCCGGATGGATTGATTGTAAACGCTACAGGAACTTATATCAGTAATTTCACAACTGTTGCAGGTTGTGATAGTATTATTACGACAAGCTTATTAGTAAATCCCGAATATTTATTTAATATCGACACAACAGTTTGTGTGGGCGAAGATGTTTTATTACCGGATGGAACAACAACAAATATTCCCGGAACTTATTTGCTTACATTTTCAACAATTAGTGGTTGCGATAGTACATTTTCATTTACGCTGAATAATTATCCTGTTACAAATATTGTATTTGATATACCACCTGTTGTTTGTGCCGAAGCAAGTCCTGTTAATTTAATTGCAAGTCCGGCCGGCGGAGTATTTTCAGGCGATGGTGTGGTGGGAAGTACATTTGATCCTGCATTAACCGGTGCAGGCGGACCATTTACAATTGCTTATAGTGTAATTGATGCCAATGGATGTATTACAACAGCAACTTATGAAATAACTGTTGATCAAAATTTTGCAGATGCAGGAAATGACACAACAATTTTTGATACCGGTGTTGCAGAATTAAATGCAAACACCGGAGGAAATTATAACTGGTCACCAAGTGCGGGATTAACCTGCATTGATTGCCCTACAACTTATTGTTCCAGCGATACCAGTATAACGTATACATTATTTTCTGTAAATCCGAATGGCTGTATTGCAAGTGATGATGTAACTGTTACAGTATTAATTTCGAATGAAAATATTTTTGTTCCCAATTCATTTACTCCTAACGGAGATGGTACTAATGATATATTTTCAATTCTGGGTCCGGGAATTATTTTGATTAAATCATTTTCAATTTATGACCGTTGGGGAGAATTAATTTTTAATGGCAACGAAGTAGGCCCCGGCGATACCGGTTCCGGCTGGGATGGAACATTTAAATCTGAACCTGTTAATCAGGGTGTATATGCTTATACTGCTCAGGTACAGCTGGTTACCGGCAGACTGGTATTTTTAAAAGGTAATGTAACATTAATTCGCTGA
- a CDS encoding cysteine--tRNA ligase, translating to MEQELFHQNQLFVYNTISRQKELFVPLHAPFVGMYACGPTVYNEPHLGNCRSFVMYDLMFRYMLHLGYKVRYVRNITDAGHVESTSGEAGDRISKQAKIEQVEPMEIVQKYSVKFHRIMDTLNCLPPSIEPTATGHIIEQIEMTKKIMENGFAYEADEAIYFDVEKFAKTYPYTKLSGRNLEDQLNNTRELDGQESKKGRLDFALMIKAKPEHIMRWPSPWGDVYPGWHIECSAMSEKYLGKTFDIHCGGMDLIPTHHTNEIAQCVACNQVDPVKYWLHPNMLTVNGQKMSKSLGNSFLPAELFDGSHPLLDQGYSPMTVRFSMLQAHYRSTLDFSNDALKAAEKGYKRLISAKVLLEQISVSGTINHEEEANVNKVLLATYEAMNNDFNSAQAIAELNEAASLINTWNSLQNKKANIQEFTLLRLKQLMHHFLIDIFGLTEEADNNNEKLNGVMDLVIDIRKDARSKKDFSTSDKIRDALQGVGILLKDNKEGTSWQSE from the coding sequence ATGGAACAGGAATTATTTCATCAGAATCAATTATTCGTTTACAATACTATAAGCCGTCAAAAAGAACTTTTTGTGCCTTTACATGCACCTTTTGTTGGTATGTATGCCTGCGGCCCAACCGTTTATAATGAGCCGCATTTGGGCAATTGCCGCAGTTTTGTAATGTATGATTTGATGTTCCGCTATATGCTGCATCTCGGATATAAAGTGCGGTATGTAAGAAATATTACCGATGCCGGACACGTAGAAAGTACCAGTGGTGAAGCGGGTGACCGTATCAGCAAACAGGCAAAAATTGAACAGGTGGAACCGATGGAAATTGTGCAGAAATATTCTGTAAAATTTCATCGCATTATGGATACACTTAATTGTTTACCACCGAGTATTGAGCCTACTGCAACCGGACATATTATCGAACAAATTGAAATGACAAAAAAAATAATGGAAAATGGTTTTGCTTATGAAGCCGATGAAGCCATTTATTTTGATGTTGAAAAATTTGCCAAGACTTATCCTTACACTAAATTAAGTGGTCGCAATTTAGAGGACCAATTAAATAATACGCGAGAATTAGATGGTCAGGAAAGTAAAAAAGGCAGACTCGATTTTGCACTCATGATTAAAGCTAAACCTGAACACATTATGCGTTGGCCATCACCATGGGGAGATGTTTATCCGGGTTGGCATATTGAATGTTCTGCAATGAGTGAAAAATATTTAGGAAAAACGTTTGATATTCATTGTGGTGGTATGGATTTAATTCCAACACATCATACGAATGAAATTGCACAATGTGTTGCATGTAATCAGGTTGATCCGGTTAAATATTGGTTACATCCGAATATGCTTACCGTGAACGGACAAAAAATGAGTAAAAGTTTAGGCAATTCATTTTTACCTGCCGAATTATTTGATGGCTCACATCCATTGTTGGATCAAGGTTATTCGCCTATGACGGTTCGTTTTTCCATGCTGCAAGCGCATTATCGCAGTACACTTGATTTTAGTAATGATGCACTTAAAGCCGCAGAAAAAGGCTATAAACGTTTAATCAGTGCAAAAGTGTTACTTGAACAAATTAGTGTTTCCGGAACAATAAATCACGAAGAGGAAGCTAATGTAAATAAAGTATTGCTTGCTACCTATGAGGCAATGAATAATGATTTTAATTCGGCTCAGGCAATCGCTGAATTAAATGAAGCTGCATCTTTAATTAATACCTGGAACAGTTTACAAAACAAAAAAGCAAATATTCAGGAATTTACTTTACTGAGATTAAAACAACTGATGCATCATTTTCTAATTGATATTTTTGGATTAACAGAAGAAGCCGATAATAACAATGAGAAATTAAATGGTGTAATGGATTTGGTAATTGACATCAGAAAAGATGCAAGAAGCAAAAAAGATTTTTCTACCAGCGATAAAATTCGTGATGCCTTGCAAGGTGTTGGCATTTTATTAAAAGATAATAAAGAAGGAACCAGTTGGCAGTCTGAATAA
- a CDS encoding endonuclease/exonuclease/phosphatase family protein, producing MRWWHKIILVITIVISILLAGAYLAMFVSPESFWPLAFLGLGYFPILVAYLLFMLIWFFLRKKVFYFLLLFLALGFKAHFSYFSIGSIGKTDTDGKKVFTIMQYNVQGFDAYNKEGKYKNRDEIINNIASAKPDILCLEEFNTYHNHPKEKSNLDMVLKATGLNNYYYYKAFENTRSTRSFGLVIFSRYPIIDTGRLEYISLSKLNSTIYADLKIDNDTVRIFCSHLQSTQLSHYDLEFIEASNEADTDFDAERVTGKLKSSFSLRAQEADTVSHYISNAPFPLISCGDFNDTPVSYTYRKMSSGLQDAFLERGFGIGATYAPFPFIRIDYQLFDEDKFTIVDFDRIKEGSSDHYGCVTRFIINK from the coding sequence ATGAGGTGGTGGCATAAAATTATACTTGTAATAACAATTGTTATCAGCATACTATTAGCCGGTGCTTATCTGGCAATGTTTGTTAGTCCTGAAAGTTTTTGGCCACTGGCTTTTTTAGGTTTAGGTTACTTTCCAATTTTAGTTGCTTACCTGTTATTTATGTTGATATGGTTTTTTCTCCGGAAAAAGGTATTTTATTTTTTGCTCTTATTTTTAGCATTAGGATTTAAAGCACATTTCAGTTATTTTTCAATCGGTTCCATAGGAAAAACAGATACTGATGGGAAAAAGGTGTTTACCATTATGCAATATAATGTGCAAGGATTTGATGCATATAATAAAGAAGGGAAATATAAAAACCGCGATGAAATAATTAATAATATTGCCAGCGCAAAACCGGATATTTTATGTTTGGAAGAATTTAATACCTACCATAATCATCCAAAAGAAAAAAGTAATCTGGATATGGTATTAAAGGCTACCGGATTAAATAATTATTATTATTACAAAGCATTTGAAAACACACGTTCAACACGGAGCTTCGGGTTGGTGATTTTTTCAAGATATCCGATTATTGATACCGGCAGATTAGAATACATTTCGCTGAGTAAATTAAATTCTACAATTTATGCCGATTTAAAAATTGATAATGATACTGTCCGGATTTTTTGCTCGCATTTACAAAGCACACAATTAAGTCATTACGACCTTGAATTTATAGAAGCCAGTAATGAGGCGGATACCGATTTTGATGCCGAAAGAGTTACCGGTAAACTAAAAAGTAGTTTTTCATTACGTGCACAGGAAGCTGATACGGTTTCACATTATATTTCAAATGCGCCATTTCCATTAATTTCATGTGGCGATTTTAATGATACTCCTGTTTCTTACACCTACCGTAAAATGAGTTCAGGTTTGCAGGATGCATTTTTAGAACGCGGCTTTGGCATTGGTGCTACTTATGCGCCTTTTCCATTTATACGCATCGATTATCAATTATTTGATGAAGATAAATTTACAATAGTGGATTTCGACCGCATAAAAGAAGGCTCCAGCGACCATTATGGATGCGTAACCCGCTTCATCATTAACAAATAA
- a CDS encoding rhomboid family intramembrane serine protease: protein MNFSADIKHQFRHGSAIMKLLLVNVLLYLAQSVIYLIAYFSGSKEAFLNFVAKWFYASSDVNVLITKPWTIFTYMFLHDPTEIFHVISNMLYLYFFGRILVDFFQQKKVYPLYLAGGLVGVFAFILAYNIFPVLSPFVGIPMVGASAAIMAIVLAAATLVPEYSVFMIFIGPVKLKYIALVVIIIDMLSIPSEYNTGGHIAHLGGALTGFLYIRSYQKGRDWFSWWPRFESKLSGLFEKKKPKVVYRNQQAGPTSKKENDINKQAKLDAILDKIKVSGYDSLSKAEKEFLFKISNEK from the coding sequence ATGAATTTTTCAGCAGATATAAAACATCAGTTCAGACACGGCAGCGCAATTATGAAATTGTTGCTGGTGAATGTGTTGTTATATCTTGCACAATCGGTAATTTATCTCATTGCTTATTTTTCGGGTTCCAAAGAAGCATTTCTGAATTTTGTTGCCAAGTGGTTTTATGCCAGCAGCGATGTTAATGTGCTCATTACAAAACCCTGGACCATTTTTACGTATATGTTTTTACATGATCCTACTGAGATTTTTCATGTAATATCAAATATGTTATATCTGTATTTTTTTGGTAGGATATTGGTTGATTTTTTTCAGCAAAAAAAGGTTTATCCCTTATATCTTGCAGGTGGATTAGTTGGGGTTTTTGCATTTATACTTGCTTATAATATTTTTCCTGTGCTCAGTCCTTTTGTAGGAATACCAATGGTAGGTGCATCTGCGGCAATTATGGCAATTGTATTAGCTGCTGCAACCTTAGTGCCTGAATATTCAGTCTTTATGATTTTTATTGGTCCGGTTAAATTAAAATATATTGCACTGGTTGTTATTATTATCGACATGTTGAGTATTCCTTCTGAATATAATACCGGTGGACATATTGCACATCTTGGTGGCGCCCTAACCGGATTTTTATATATTCGCAGTTATCAGAAAGGGCGAGATTGGTTTAGCTGGTGGCCGCGGTTTGAATCAAAATTGTCAGGCTTATTTGAAAAAAAGAAACCGAAGGTTGTTTATCGGAATCAACAAGCGGGACCAACATCTAAAAAAGAAAACGATATTAACAAACAGGCAAAACTGGATGCCATTTTGGATAAAATTAAAGTTTCCGGTTATGATAGTTTAAGTAAAGCTGAAAAAGAATTTTTGTTTAAAATCAGTAACGAGAAATAA